In Fibrobacterota bacterium, the sequence GGGAGATGGGGAAGGCGGGGCCGGGTTGGGTACGCGAGAATTTCAGTTGGGAACGGAGCCTGGAAAAGCTCCGGGCCTTGCTGGAAGAGATCGCCGGCTAGGTGTACTTCTCTTCGCCCAATTTCAGGTTCGCGTAGAATTCCACCGGGCTGTTCGCGGCGATCAGGCTCTTGCGGATGTCCGCATCCGCCATGATGCGCGAGATCGCGGAAAGGGCGCGGATATGCGGCCCCGTGGTATTCGAGGGCGATACGATGAGGAAGAGCAGGAAAACCGGTTCCTTGTCGATGGCCTCGAAGTCGATGCCGCGCTTGACCGAGCAAGCCACCACGCACATCTTATCCAGGAAGTCGACCTTGCCATGCGGGACGGCAAGGCCGCAGCCGATGCCGGTGGACATCTTCTCTTCGCGCCCCAGTACGGCGGCCATAATGCCGTCCCGGTTCTCGATCCCGTAAGCCTGGCAGAGCAAGACCACCATCTCCTCGATGATCTCGCGCTTGTTCGGCTTTTGCGAGTCGATGATGATGCACTTTTCCGTGAACCGTTCCGAAAGCCTCATAATGCCGTTCCTCTGGCCGAAAAAACGTAAACCGTTTTTTCAGGCGCCCCTAATTTAAAATTCCGCGCCTAAGGACCAGTATTACCGCGGCGGATTCCGATGCGTTCCAACGCCGTCGATCGCCCAGGCTTCGGTATACTTGAGCACGAAGATGCCCAGATTCATGCGCATCCCCCATCCTAATCCCAGCCCCATTTCATCGAAAGCGTTGCCGGCAGACCAGGCGCCGCCGTAATCGGCGAAGACGTTCCCCATGATATAACGTAATGCCAAGGGAATGGGCCAGACAATCGAGAATTCCCGGATGAAGGGATACCGGAATTCGATATTGGAAACGAACTTGCGGGTGCCTTTGAATTCGTAATAATCGAAGCCGCGCAAAGGGAAATCGAATTGGGAGAAATAGAGTTCTTCTAGGCGGCTGGGCAGATTCGCCCCGTTGGCGTGGGCATTGAAGGTATAGTCTTCCCCGCCCACCCAGAACTCGTGGGGATTTTCCTTACCGCCCAAGGCTTCGGAAGCGCCCGTCGAAACGCGGACGGCGAGGGTGTATTTCTTGAAGTACTCCCAATATTTGCGGAAATCCGCATCGGCCTCGACGAAAGCGAACTTATCCTGGAAAACCGGCGGAACGGCGGTGACGTTGGCGTAGAGCCTCTCCCCATTGACCGGCCCTACGATTCCCCAAAGCGAATTATCATGGACCCAACGGATGCTCGGGAACAAGGCGTTGATGACGATGGGCTTGAAGGAATCGTCGGTGCTGAAGTTGCTGCCGTCGCTGATTTGGCGGGTGCGCGAGGTGAACATGGTGCGCGCCTCGAACTCCATGCGGGTGAAGACCGAGAACGGGTAGCTTACCGAACCGCCGAATCCCCATTGCCGATCGAGGTAAACGTTCGAGTCCGGGAAGACGGAGCCGTTCCCGCTAAAGAGCGCATACTGGGACAATTGCGCCTGATGATACGCCGTCACGGAGAAATCCGGCTTGAGGGCCAGGTAATCATAGCTGATGGCCCCGTTGGTGTTCTCCCAACTGCCGTTGATCGCGAGGGCGAAGGAAAGTTCCTGATCCCCCATCAGATCGCTCAGGGTGATGTACGCCAAACCGCCGTAGCCGTATTGGTTGTCTACGCCCAGGGCCGCGTTCGCGTTATCCAAACTCCAAATCGGCTTATAGCGATTCTTCACGAAGCCCCCGTCGGGCGTCATGTACGCCGAACTGTCGGTGAGGAACGGCGTCTTCGCCTTCTTGCCACGTTTGCGCTCCCCGCGT encodes:
- a CDS encoding PTS sugar transporter subunit IIA, which encodes MRLSERFTEKCIIIDSQKPNKREIIEEMVVLLCQAYGIENRDGIMAAVLGREEKMSTGIGCGLAVPHGKVDFLDKMCVVACSVKRGIDFEAIDKEPVFLLFLIVSPSNTTGPHIRALSAISRIMADADIRKSLIAANSPVEFYANLKLGEEKYT